The Chitinophagales bacterium genome includes a region encoding these proteins:
- a CDS encoding DUF5723 family protein produces MTDIIQSSTTNPAFLFENKAIIGIPSLAFNYGNNAFAYRDLIRQDQDGQSYLDVENIIGKLSRRNYLQTQLNIDLFRIHFKMKDWYLSISSSEKMNIKLGYSRDLVELAWYGNANKIGQTMDLAPELNMTYYRELSFGVGYKKESWQMGARFKYLTGIADLASSDESITLYTDEAHYAITVETDFLLNSAGVNNFLKDPLQAAFSFSNSGFAMDLGGTYQFNEKWSMAASIVNLGFIRWKDDVTNYSSRGSFTFQGIELESLFEEESFSFDELQDSLEANFGLKENQDPYTSHLVPRLYVSTAYSFRTTSQVSALFYGEIFDGFQPAMALHYQEQVNAYFSIGASYSIKNKTYANFGLSTVISYWKMQAFFVSDNFVSVFIPKRSKSVNFRAGINFRL; encoded by the coding sequence ATGACTGATATCATACAATCCTCAACTACAAACCCTGCTTTTCTTTTTGAAAACAAAGCCATTATTGGCATTCCCTCGCTGGCTTTTAATTATGGAAACAATGCATTTGCTTATCGCGATTTAATTCGCCAGGACCAAGATGGACAGAGCTATCTGGATGTGGAGAACATAATTGGCAAATTAAGCCGCAGAAATTATTTGCAAACACAGCTGAATATTGATCTTTTTCGCATTCATTTTAAAATGAAAGACTGGTATTTATCAATTTCCTCCAGTGAAAAAATGAATATCAAGTTGGGCTATTCCAGGGATTTGGTAGAATTGGCCTGGTATGGAAATGCCAATAAAATTGGTCAAACAATGGATTTGGCTCCTGAGCTCAATATGACATATTATCGAGAATTGAGTTTTGGAGTGGGCTATAAAAAAGAATCCTGGCAAATGGGTGCCCGCTTTAAGTACTTAACAGGGATTGCGGATTTAGCGAGCTCCGATGAGTCCATAACTTTATATACCGATGAAGCACATTATGCCATTACAGTGGAGACAGATTTTCTGCTCAATAGCGCTGGGGTGAATAATTTTTTAAAGGATCCTTTGCAGGCGGCTTTTAGTTTCAGCAATTCTGGATTTGCAATGGATTTGGGCGGTACTTATCAGTTCAATGAAAAATGGAGCATGGCAGCAAGTATTGTCAATTTGGGATTTATCCGCTGGAAAGACGATGTGACCAATTACAGCAGCAGGGGCAGTTTTACTTTCCAGGGCATTGAACTGGAATCACTTTTTGAAGAAGAGTCTTTTTCTTTCGATGAGCTGCAGGATTCACTTGAAGCAAATTTCGGATTGAAAGAAAACCAGGATCCCTACACAAGCCATCTTGTTCCGCGCCTTTACGTGAGTACAGCCTATAGTTTTAGGACTACATCGCAGGTAAGCGCTTTGTTTTACGGTGAAATTTTTGATGGTTTTCAACCGGCTATGGCATTGCACTATCAGGAGCAGGTCAATGCGTATTTCAGTATAGGTGCCTCCTATTCAATCAAAAATAAAACCTATGCCAATTTTGGTTTAAGCACGGTCATATCTTACTGGAAAATGCAGGCCTTCTTTGTATCGGATAATTTTGTGAGCGTATTTATCCCAAAAAGATCAAAAAGTGTCAATTTCAGGGCGGGGATAAATTTTAGGTTGTGA
- the pyrR gene encoding bifunctional pyr operon transcriptional regulator/uracil phosphoribosyltransferase PyrR → MRPRVILDKDQFALTIERLCHQLIEVHGDFSNTALIGVQPRGVFLSDRIVERLQDIQPKNKGLYGKLDNTFYRDDFRRRDNLAVASQTTIDFSIEGKKVVLIDDVLFTGRTIRSAMDALLDFGRPDHIELLTLIDRRLSRDVPIQANYIGKKIDSIESERVKVEWKGEAEAKEDKVWILRTDKKD, encoded by the coding sequence ATGCGACCCAGGGTAATTCTCGACAAAGATCAATTTGCGCTTACCATTGAAAGGCTCTGTCATCAATTGATAGAAGTTCACGGTGATTTCAGCAATACCGCATTAATAGGCGTACAACCCCGCGGTGTTTTTCTCTCCGACCGCATTGTAGAACGCCTACAGGATATTCAGCCCAAAAACAAAGGGCTTTACGGAAAGCTCGATAACACCTTTTATCGCGATGATTTCAGAAGACGGGACAATCTGGCCGTTGCAAGTCAAACGACTATTGATTTTTCAATTGAAGGGAAAAAAGTAGTATTGATTGATGATGTGCTTTTTACCGGAAGAACCATACGCTCAGCAATGGATGCCCTGCTTGATTTTGGAAGACCCGATCATATAGAATTACTGACATTGATTGATCGCAGGCTGAGCAGGGATGTGCCTATTCAGGCCAATTATATAGGCAAAAAAATTGACTCGATTGAGTCTGAAAGAGTGAAAGTGGAGTGGAAAGGGGAAGCGGAAGCTAAGGAGGATAAGGTTTGGATTTTAAGAACAGATAAAAAAGATTAA
- a CDS encoding mechanosensitive ion channel family protein — protein sequence MIYFTMAFIDTVALKDQFVSVFSSYKDRIFELLPELSIALVVFLLFYFTGRLVFTLLQKRIAQKWKDSIVAGLIAAIIKWVIYLFGLFTALNILGFSKIAGGMLAGAGVSAFIIGFAFKDIAENFLSGLLLAFSRPFNIRDIIEVGGFKGRVTALNLRTTHIRTQDGRDIYIPNATIVKTELTNFTKDGLLRYDFPLGLDTECDTERARKLILQELKKYEQYGVLKNPKPAVNIEQVGVSTIDIRVFFWVDAFKSKNFEEALEGEFIKSRIVRGVVNMLLSNGYTMPSYVLEHKLYDEQKPLKVDVEGKK from the coding sequence ATGATATATTTTACGATGGCATTTATTGACACTGTTGCTTTAAAAGACCAGTTTGTCAGTGTTTTTTCTTCCTATAAAGACCGCATCTTTGAATTGCTTCCTGAGCTGAGCATTGCACTAGTTGTGTTTTTACTCTTTTATTTCACGGGCAGGCTTGTTTTCACCCTTTTACAAAAACGCATAGCACAAAAATGGAAAGACAGTATAGTGGCCGGATTAATAGCTGCTATTATCAAGTGGGTTATTTATCTCTTTGGGTTATTTACTGCTTTAAATATTTTGGGCTTTAGCAAAATTGCCGGGGGAATGTTGGCCGGTGCCGGAGTTTCAGCTTTCATTATAGGCTTTGCTTTTAAGGATATTGCCGAGAATTTTCTTTCCGGACTTTTGCTGGCATTCAGCCGGCCTTTCAACATTCGGGATATTATTGAAGTAGGAGGGTTTAAAGGAAGAGTAACAGCACTCAACCTGAGAACAACCCATATCAGGACACAGGATGGCAGGGATATTTATATTCCCAATGCCACAATCGTAAAAACCGAACTGACCAATTTTACCAAAGACGGGCTGTTGCGCTATGATTTTCCCCTGGGATTGGATACTGAGTGTGATACAGAGCGCGCCCGCAAACTGATTCTTCAGGAATTGAAAAAATATGAGCAATATGGTGTGCTTAAAAATCCCAAGCCTGCCGTTAACATCGAGCAAGTTGGGGTAAGCACCATTGACATCAGGGTGTTTTTCTGGGTAGATGCTTTTAAAAGCAAAAATTTTGAAGAGGCCCTGGAAGGTGAATTTATCAAAAGCCGGATAGTTAGGGGAGTTGTCAACATGCTGCTGAGCAATGGCTACACAATGCCTTCATATGTATTGGAGCACAAGCTGTATGATGAACAAAAGCCTTTAAAAGTAGATGTAGAAGGGAAGAAATAG
- a CDS encoding aspartate carbamoyltransferase catalytic subunit, with protein sequence MGALSTDHLLGIKDLQKEDIELIFKTADNFKEVLSRPIKKVPSLRDTTIANLFFENSTRTRISFELAEKRLSADVVNFSAGSSSVKKGETLIDTVNNILAMKVDMVVMRHPAPGAHQFLSRHIDAKIINAGDGTHEHPTQALLDNFSIREKLKLKSFKGLKVCIFGDIKHSRVALSNIFCLQKLGAKVRVCGPPTLIPKFIHTLDVEVSYSVKESLQWCDVANILRIQMERQDIKYFPSLREYAMYYGINKKLLDSIKKDIVIMHPGPINRGVEIASDVADSKQSIILQQVENGVAIRMAVLYLMAGKVE encoded by the coding sequence ATGGGAGCTTTGAGTACAGATCATCTTCTCGGAATTAAAGACCTTCAAAAAGAAGACATCGAGCTCATTTTTAAAACGGCTGATAATTTCAAGGAAGTACTCAGCAGGCCAATCAAAAAAGTACCCTCCCTTCGCGATACGACCATTGCCAACCTGTTTTTTGAAAATTCCACAAGAACCAGAATATCCTTCGAATTGGCAGAAAAAAGGCTTTCGGCAGATGTGGTGAATTTTTCCGCTGGATCATCCTCAGTGAAAAAAGGAGAAACACTGATTGATACAGTGAATAATATCCTGGCCATGAAAGTGGATATGGTGGTGATGCGGCATCCTGCTCCGGGCGCCCATCAGTTTTTGTCGCGCCATATCGATGCCAAAATCATCAATGCGGGCGATGGCACACATGAGCACCCTACCCAGGCACTGCTCGATAATTTTTCCATTCGCGAAAAATTAAAACTAAAGAGTTTTAAGGGATTGAAAGTCTGCATTTTTGGCGATATCAAACATTCGCGAGTAGCACTGTCCAATATTTTTTGCCTACAAAAATTAGGAGCTAAAGTACGCGTATGCGGCCCCCCAACTTTGATTCCAAAATTCATCCACACCCTTGATGTAGAAGTTTCCTACAGTGTAAAAGAATCGCTGCAATGGTGCGATGTGGCCAATATTCTGCGCATACAGATGGAGCGCCAGGACATCAAATATTTTCCTTCATTACGCGAATATGCCATGTACTACGGCATCAATAAAAAGTTGCTGGACAGCATCAAAAAAGACATTGTGATTATGCATCCCGGCCCGATTAATCGAGGGGTGGAAATTGCTTCTGATGTGGCGGATTCCAAACAAAGTATTATCCTACAACAAGTAGAAAATGGGGTTGCCATTCGTATGGCCGTACTTTATTTGATGGCCGGGAAGGTGGAGTGA